One genomic segment of Natrononativus amylolyticus includes these proteins:
- the truD gene encoding tRNA pseudouridine(13) synthase TruD, translating to MRPAHPTEQLVGMDHYVSAADGVGGRLRQRDDHFRVRELERFATEPLSASTDAYPHLVFRATLSGWDTNDFATRLSDALGISRERVNWAGTKDKYAVTTQLFSVYGADPDDLPDVSGAEIEVLGRAGRSIEFGDLAGNAFELVVSEPESPENAAAITDELAAFGGLEGGDADDESSTSVGVPNFFGQQRFGSRRPITHKVGLEIVRGDWEGAVLAYLSNPFESEPDATQEARQFVFDELCEGDDRDWHAALERFPSGLRYERSLLHGLAECDGEPGPVDFRKTLERLPSNLQRLFVHAAQSYAFNLMLSRRLERGLPFEKPVAGDVVCFSDTDAPEGLELPDIDREQRVDERRVRSVTRHCERGRAFVTAPLVGTETELADGEQGEIEREVLAELDLEPADFDLPGEFHSTGTRRAILVRTGLEYDLEPLTLSFSLPKGSYATVLLREYLKVDPVDLG from the coding sequence ATGCGTCCCGCCCACCCAACCGAGCAGCTCGTCGGCATGGACCACTACGTCTCCGCCGCCGACGGCGTCGGCGGCCGCCTGCGCCAGCGCGACGATCACTTTCGCGTGCGCGAACTCGAGCGCTTCGCGACCGAACCCCTCTCGGCGTCGACGGACGCCTACCCCCACCTCGTCTTCCGGGCGACGCTCTCGGGGTGGGACACCAACGACTTCGCTACCCGGCTCTCGGACGCACTGGGGATTTCCCGCGAGCGGGTCAACTGGGCCGGGACGAAGGACAAGTACGCCGTCACCACGCAGCTGTTTTCGGTCTACGGCGCCGATCCCGACGACCTGCCCGACGTCAGCGGGGCCGAGATCGAGGTGCTGGGCCGAGCCGGCCGGTCCATCGAGTTCGGCGATCTCGCGGGCAACGCCTTCGAACTGGTCGTCAGCGAGCCCGAGTCCCCCGAAAACGCGGCTGCAATCACCGATGAACTGGCGGCGTTCGGGGGGCTCGAGGGAGGGGATGCGGACGACGAGTCATCCACCAGCGTCGGCGTCCCCAACTTCTTCGGCCAGCAACGGTTCGGCAGCCGGCGGCCGATCACCCACAAGGTCGGCCTCGAGATCGTCCGCGGCGACTGGGAGGGGGCCGTCCTCGCCTATCTCAGCAACCCTTTCGAGAGCGAACCCGACGCGACCCAGGAGGCCCGCCAGTTCGTCTTCGACGAACTGTGCGAGGGAGACGATCGAGACTGGCACGCGGCCCTCGAGCGCTTCCCCAGCGGCCTCCGCTACGAGCGCTCCCTGCTCCACGGACTCGCCGAGTGCGATGGCGAGCCAGGCCCCGTGGACTTTCGGAAAACGCTCGAGCGCCTGCCCTCGAACCTCCAGCGGCTGTTCGTCCACGCCGCCCAGTCGTACGCGTTCAACCTGATGCTGAGTCGTCGCCTCGAGCGCGGACTCCCCTTCGAGAAACCCGTCGCGGGCGACGTCGTCTGCTTTTCGGATACGGACGCCCCAGAGGGCCTCGAGCTTCCGGACATCGACCGCGAGCAGCGCGTCGACGAGCGCCGGGTTCGGTCGGTGACCCGCCACTGCGAGCGCGGCCGGGCGTTCGTCACCGCGCCGCTGGTCGGCACCGAAACGGAACTCGCCGACGGCGAGCAGGGCGAGATCGAACGCGAGGTGCTCGCAGAACTGGACCTCGAGCCCGCGGACTTCGACCTGCCGGGGGAGTTTCACTCGACCGGCACTCGACGGGCGATCCTGGTTCGGACGGGCCTCGAGTACGACCTCGAGCCGCTGACGCTGTCGTTTTCGCTGCCGAAGGGCTCTTACGCGACGGTGCTGTTGCGGGAGTACCTGAAGGTCGATCCGGTCGACCTCGGCTGA
- a CDS encoding alpha/beta hydrolase, whose product MTDDPHGDQPVETAGAELSTASAAMILVHGRGARARGMLDLANQLGRDDVAYLAPQANRGTWYPQSFLAPTEANQPHLDSALSLLEDLTKRIENEGIPLERTILLGFSQGGCLSTEFAARNARRYGGVVALSGGLIGPEGTDFAYEGSMEGTPVFFGCSDRDPHIPLERVRESAAVFEGLEADVTERIYEGMGHTVNEDELAYVRDLVASVAGGE is encoded by the coding sequence ATGACCGACGATCCACACGGCGACCAGCCGGTCGAAACCGCCGGCGCCGAGCTCTCGACGGCGTCGGCCGCGATGATCCTCGTTCACGGGCGGGGCGCCCGCGCCCGCGGGATGCTCGACCTGGCGAACCAGCTCGGTCGCGACGACGTCGCGTACCTCGCGCCGCAGGCGAATCGGGGAACCTGGTACCCGCAGTCGTTTCTCGCGCCGACCGAGGCGAACCAGCCCCACCTCGACTCCGCCCTGTCGCTGCTGGAGGACCTCACGAAACGGATCGAGAACGAGGGTATCCCCCTCGAGCGGACGATCCTCCTCGGGTTCTCCCAGGGCGGCTGTCTCTCGACCGAGTTCGCGGCCCGAAACGCCCGCCGCTACGGGGGCGTCGTCGCCCTGAGCGGCGGGCTCATCGGCCCGGAGGGGACCGACTTCGCCTACGAGGGCTCGATGGAGGGGACGCCGGTCTTCTTCGGCTGTAGCGACCGCGACCCGCACATCCCGCTCGAGCGGGTCCGCGAGTCCGCCGCGGTCTTCGAGGGGCTCGAGGCCGACGTCACCGAGCGGATCTACGAGGGAATGGGTCACACCGTCAACGAGGACGAACTCGCGTACGTGCGCGATCTGGTTGCGTCGGTCGCCGGGGGCGAGTGA
- the pth2 gene encoding peptidyl-tRNA hydrolase Pth2: MKQAIVARTDIGMGEGKLAAQVAHASLSAYEKADDRARKQWKGGGQKKVVLKASDERTLYELSEIADRKGLPNAVIRDAGHTQLEPGTVTALAVGPADEAAVDRVTGELSLL; this comes from the coding sequence ATGAAACAGGCCATCGTCGCCCGAACGGACATCGGTATGGGAGAGGGAAAGCTCGCCGCGCAGGTCGCCCACGCGTCGCTGTCGGCCTACGAGAAAGCGGACGACCGCGCCCGCAAGCAGTGGAAGGGCGGCGGCCAGAAGAAGGTCGTTCTGAAGGCGAGCGACGAGCGGACGCTGTACGAGCTCTCCGAGATCGCCGACCGGAAGGGGCTGCCCAACGCGGTGATCCGGGACGCCGGTCACACGCAACTCGAGCCGGGAACCGTCACCGCGCTCGCGGTCGGGCCGGCCGACGAGGCGGCTGTCGACCGGGTGACAGGCGAGCTCTCGCTGCTCTAG
- a CDS encoding YIP1 family protein: MVRTQLLDPKRYFAERERLSVGRAGAVVVCFWVVSVVALTAFVQSLEPATGSLETSAASMYLTQSIIVAVYGVVALWLCLAVALHFLACWTGGQGRFFEALSIGGWAFAPPQLLAPVVVPIAISVGRTGVGQPDESGVAVFQGVRELIRSGAFDAVLAVLATWTIVLWAYGLEQRYELPFVRAVGCAAAVALAVVATVFVITLGFR, from the coding sequence ATGGTGCGAACGCAGCTGCTCGATCCGAAACGGTACTTCGCCGAGCGCGAGCGGCTGTCGGTGGGGCGTGCCGGTGCGGTCGTCGTCTGCTTCTGGGTGGTTTCGGTTGTCGCGCTGACGGCGTTCGTCCAGTCGCTCGAGCCCGCGACTGGCTCCCTCGAGACGTCCGCCGCGTCGATGTATCTCACCCAGTCGATCATCGTCGCCGTTTACGGTGTCGTTGCGCTGTGGCTCTGTCTGGCTGTCGCGCTGCATTTTCTCGCGTGCTGGACGGGTGGGCAGGGGCGATTTTTCGAGGCGCTATCGATCGGCGGCTGGGCGTTCGCGCCGCCACAGCTCCTCGCTCCGGTGGTCGTCCCCATCGCGATTTCAGTGGGGCGGACGGGCGTCGGTCAGCCCGACGAGAGCGGCGTTGCCGTCTTCCAGGGGGTGCGGGAGCTGATTCGCAGCGGCGCGTTCGACGCCGTCCTCGCCGTCCTCGCCACCTGGACGATCGTCCTCTGGGCGTACGGCCTCGAGCAGCGGTACGAGCTGCCGTTCGTCCGGGCCGTCGGCTGTGCGGCCGCGGTCGCGCTCGCGGTCGTCGCCACCGTGTTCGTCATCACACTCGGGTTCCGGTAG